Part of the Drosophila pseudoobscura strain MV-25-SWS-2005 chromosome 2, UCI_Dpse_MV25, whole genome shotgun sequence genome, CACGTCCGCAGGTCTCAGAGTTATTGCTCTAGTACATGTCTTCGTACAGTGTGCAGTCATACGTTGATCTCATTGGATCATCATtggtaaagtaaagtaaagtaaggTAAAGTAAACTCTTGCTTTCGATTACAACGAGCACAACAATTGGTGAGCATAAGGTTTAcaatttcgtttcgttttgcttttgcttttgattttctttAAAACCTACTTGTGTATAACATTCAAAACCCTCCTAGACTACTGGACTACTTTAGGCTACTTTAGTAATGGTAATTCGTCTGGACATTCGAGTATTTCATCATCTTTGGTTAGATGCAATATACGACTATACAACTATAtaaatttgtaattatttatCTACTTTGACCAGTggtggggcgtggcatgcTGTTTACTATTTACTATACTGTATATGCTATGTTCTATATGCTATGTGTAAATCATATTGTATACAATTGGATTAAAGTATTTGTCTATGTTTATCAGCAAGGTCACGTCTACACTCTCCTCGGCCTTTTGCCAGGGACATATTGCCGAAATTCACTTGGGTGTCACGAATACTGTGGGCGTCACATCACTAAACTCTTAGAGATCTACAGATATCCTATTATTGCTGTGTATATCTATGGTACATAttcattcaattcaattgGGAGGTAATACTTCAACTGAATCGACTCTGCCTTCTGAGCGGGTACTTTTTTAGTAAAAATATATCTGTTTCGGCAGTACCGGGATAAAGTCAATAGTTCCTTTAAAGGCTTTCCCaacaaattttacaaaaaatatctACTTTGGGGGCTCTCTTCTCTGAACTCGTTTCGCTTAGAAACTAAGTGTTAATTTGCTATGCCTACTAATTACATCAATTCCAAGTgttcttatttattttgagtGTCGTCAATACCTGGGCTCGTTTGAGATTGCAATATTCTTTGATTGACTTGCATCGGGGCATGCGTCATCAGTGGGTATCAGTATATACAAAgctgtgtatgtatatgcagaCGGGTCAATTGACTACTTAACTTAAGGGCTCAGGTTCATCGATAATTGTTAATATCTATGGTCGCTCTTTGGGGGATAGCTGGGTTGTATGCTTATGTAATGCTACAACTAAATGGGCTGGATTTCGCGCATACATGGAACGCTTTTGGCAGTTGCTGTAGCACACAGATACGTGTATAAATAATACTATATAGTTcgcattcacacacacacacacattcatttGTTCGGGTCAGCGACACGCATAGCCAGCAGATATGACAAACCAACACGCTATACGGTTATTTACTATGCATTAGCGATAGGATATAGGTaaggtacacacacacacacacacaggcacgcACACAGTAGGACATTTACATAactatatacaaatatatatatatatctgagTGGCATTGGTAATGGCAATGTTTTGGTTAGGTTGGATTTCGATCTACTTGGAAGGAACTATTCTTTGGAATCATCGGGAGGCATTTGAATTGCCGGATATGCAGAAACATGACTATCTAAGGATGAGCTAGATGAGCCACTTGGGGAGGGACAGATTGGGGGTATTTTCCCtgttgtacgagtatgggCTTGTTACTTTTAAGGTACAATgtatacgtatttcgtctgaCCGCGCGCGTCAATGGAGTACTTTCAAAgggggcgagagagagagagacacacagagactACAACGCCATAGATCAATAGTTAACGATTAGTTATAAACAGAGTAGACGACTTAGACAACCTCTTGTGATCTTCTCGATTTGTTTCTCCAGCCGATGCTCAGCCTCTATCGCCTCTTCGGTTGGCTTCGGTGCTCCGGGGAAGGCAATAATAATGATGCTCATATTATCGCGGCTGCCCTGTGATCGCAAAAGAAAGAGATTTGgtgtcagagccagagacagagaccagCTGGTATGATCTGTAGATCACTACTCACCTTGTGCAGGCAAGTGTCCACCACCTGATTGGCAATGCTCACTAGATTGCTGGTCACCTTGAGCCTCGAATGGATGAAGCTGCACACATCCTCGTTGGTCATCACATCCCAGATGCCGTCGCAGGCGAGCACCAAGAACTCGTCGGTGTCCTGGCGGCTTTGGCAAAAGATTTCCGGCTCGGGTGATACCAGCTGCTCGCACTGCCCCTTCTCCTTGACGTTCTTGAAGTCGTAGTCGCCAAGGGCTCGGGACACGGCCAGGGTGCCGTTCACGCGCTTGATCATCACACTGCCACCGGCATTGTGTATGCGCTCCTTCTCCTCGGGCAGAATGGGCTTGTGGTCCTGCGTGGCAAACACCGGCACCCCCTGTCGACACAGCACGGCACGAGAGTCCCCACAATTGGCGATATACACCTGCGTCGAGCTGACAAAGGCGCACACGGCGGTGGTACCGCCGCATTTGGAATCCTTGGTGAACTCGGGCAAGTCGCGCATCACCTCGTCGATGCGCAGGAAGCCAGTGCGTATGCCCTTCACATGGTCGCCGCTTATGAACTCGTCCGTGTGCACAATGCTGTCCAGCAGATGCTTGGCACAGTGCTCCGACACCTTGCAGCCGGCATGCCCGTCGAACACCGCGAAGAAGCTCCAGTCGTTCAGGGCATTGTCTAGCCCCACGCGGGCATAGTAAGCATCCTCCATTTCGCAGCGCCAGCCCTGCATGGAGCTGACGCCGAAGAGCAGCTTGTTGCCCTCTCCGTGATCATTGTGTTTGGCGGTTTTCGGCTTATCCAGGAATCCGCCCATTTCTACTGAACatactgtgtgtgtgctggcgTTGGGAGGAATTGGCTGTCGGTCTGCTCTCTTCTGCCGCCAAGAGATGCGTGTCCTGCAAGTGAAGAAGCACCAATTGGAATTAGTCGAATCGGAATCAATATTCACTTGCtcatgcatatacatatgtacatgtgtatgccTTGAACTTGAACTCTTTGCGCGCGACAAGCATTTCCCGCACTCGGATCGGATACCCTCCCCAGGATACCCTTCCCCCCTTGCCGTTACATGTGCAGCTTTCGACTATTTTCattacttttgttgtttcgctTCCGGTTTGCCAATCGATTTATCAAGGACGcgtggtcggtcggtcggtcctTTCTCTCCGTCGACTACCGATGGCTAAATTTAGCCGAAATACAGCTGCTATTGCGCCGGCACGCCCACATGCCCCCACGCCGACTGAGCTAGACCCCGCGTAGGCGTAAGCTTCAGAATTTGGctcaaatttgttttttcgCGCGATTTCGGTGCGCGACAGCATCCACAGAAATTATCCCCCGCGTCTGGTTCTTTAGCAAATAACTCGCACAGTTGGCAGCACAGAAAAGCGAAGAGGGAAAAGAAAATAGCTGGCGGTGCGGGGCCCTGGCCACGAAATGCCTATGAAAAAACACACTCGGACACGAGATTTATGAACTTTTCGGCGCTCAGCTAAAGGAAACCTTCACTCGCATTATTTTTCACCTCGCAAATTTACAGTTGATGGTCTTCCTCGTCGCTTGCCCGCCTCGCCGCCAGTCAACCGACGTCGTTGTCTCCTCGTTCGTTGCTTTTTCGCTGCGCTGCTGCGTCTCTTCTTCTTGCtgatggctgctgcttctctcaagcggtgcgtgtgtgtatgtgtgcgtgcgcCGTAAGTAAAATTTAAGAACCAAAAATGTCTTCTGCTTTCGTTTTGCACATCACCAAAACCGCATTTACTCGATGGGCGGACTACCGGGGCGTTGAATAAAACTTTCGGAAGCACTTTCCGCGCAGtgacgaaacgaaaataatattttttcgtatattttgaTAGTTCCTGGCTGACACATACACTTACAAAGGTGCACTGTGGTTACCAGTGCTGCCAACTTTTTATGAAAAAAAGCTGTTtctaaatttaataaaaaaaagctgaaaattttcaaacaacaaaaaacaaataatggtGTTAACAATTTCGTATTGCAGTGatatttaatatgtattttatacaatttttcttAACTCATCCGCTGTGGGGCTAGCTTCTGATTCGCATTCGTAACACAATGGTCGTACCATTCATGCGAATTATGTGGAACTTCGTAGTCAATTTCAAGGCTTTTTATGGCTTACCAGCCACATTTTCACACCTTAGATAACCGGTGGCAACATTAAAAAAGCTGAGAAAAGCGAAACACAATTGTACAAAATCCAGAATTCCCGCTGACCGCAATTCACATATTATTTTGTAATACTTAAAAAGCCAGATCTGACGGGAAAAAAGCGTGATCGGCAGCACTGGTGGTCACATCACGCTTATCGTTAATCGGAGAAGAGAGCaccgatgaaaaaacgaaaTTAGCCCACTTATCCCCCTTCTATTTAAATAGTTGAACGACTTGCGGTAAATCTCGGCCAATATTACTGATTGTACATTCCTCTTGCTGATCCATGCCATCCTTCGTCTGAACTAAAAAATCTAGATATGTGTTACCTGCACTGCGctaaatttttcaatttttattatattcggtggaaaataaaaattcccccttggcttataatGGGTTAATCGTGCTGCGTCAGGGATGGGAAACCTCGATTTTGATCTTCcatcgaatattactagccagatagatctctcagccctgcccatataattttatacgagtgatgaatcaatttcctaCGTGATTAgcttaattttaataattgcatttattgcATTCTATATAACGTTGGCTGATGTTCAGCAAGATGAACTATGGAGCAATGTAAAAGATCCTACAACGATAGTGTCAAAAAAATGTATCGATATTCGTAGTATGGCCCCTTGTCAACAGAGGGCGCTGGTAGCTCTGCAAAGTCGTTCGGaatttaaattgtattatatTATCTATGTGAACGTATTTTTatcttaaatttaaaatattttgcaaGATTGAAATAATTCCTAGAACAACTCATGTTTTTTAGTCGAAAAATGATATGACGTTCTCTGTGGGGAAGAACGCAGCTCTGATAAGAGCGGAGCGCCAATATATTATTTAGAATACAACAATAAATATGGCACCAAAAGTACACCTGAAAATAGGCCGATCATAAATTACCGGAAGCAATCTCAATTTGGCTGTATAAAAGGCAACATTATACGTTTCCCGCCACAGTTCAGTCACCAAGCGGATCAAGTAAAAATGTTCTCCAGAGCCTCGACTCTTCTGCTGGTCTTCGTCGCGCTGGCCGCCGCAGCGCCCAGCTCCGACATCGCCTCTTCCACCAGCCTGATCGACTTCATGCTGCAGTCGCAGAGCCTGCGCACGGCCACCACCCTCAACCTGGACTGCTTCGACTGGTACCTGCCCATCCTTAAGGGACACTCCGACCAGTACGAGGCGGATTATAAGGTCTGCGCCGATAGGTTCAATGCCTCCAAATGGCTGATCGACACCAGCTACAGCATCGCCCGCAATGGAATTAGCTCCAAGGCAAAGGAGACCTGTGCCGCCCTGGAGCGTTGCGACTACGAGGTGGAAAACTCCAAGGCCTTCGAGTGCTTTGCCGCGACCGTAAGTGAAGAAACAGTCCTCGGAGTCAGAATGTAAATAACGCAATAATGCATTTCCATTCTGCTTCCATTCCTCGATCCGTACAGGCTCCCGAGCAATCGGCTATTCTGACGATCATTGGCCAGAATGCGACCGACTTCAACAAACAGCTGCTTGCGGAGCTCGCTCTCGTCGACTCCGATCTGGATACGTGCCAGACCAAGGCCGAGAGGGCGTACAAGGAAAGTTCTGGGGCCACCTTTGACGAGCTGAGTGCCTGCTTGGAAGACGAGGACTGGGCCCAGCCCACCACCACCGTGTCCAATTGACGGATTGTTGGGGCtagttttataaaaaaaagccACAACTCCACCGGTAGCTTTTCTTTTGCTACTGTAATATTTTTCTGATCGCAAAATAGTGATGTTGCAAATTAAAGTGTCATTTCCAGAAATTCAATGACTTTAGTGGTTATTTTAGGATTAATTTAAAAGGTAGGAAGGACTTCCTATATCTGTTAATAATTATTAGCAGTTTTGTACATGGAAATCGTTAGGATAGTCCGTGAAGTGTGCCTATCATTCTACGAAGACGGAATGGGAATGAATCATTCGCCTTGCGAGTCGAAATAAGTTTGGGAAGAAGTACTTATTTTAAGATAAAATTGAGCCAAATTGATTGTTTCAGacatataataaaaacaacagcGTCGAGTAATTAAAAGATAAAGTCAGAAGGTCTGATGTGCGATGAACCAGCGTATAAATACGGGCATCGGTGATCGATGTCAGACAAGTTCTGTACCCAACATGTATCAGAAGTCATCCCCGATCGTGGTGCTCGCCCTGTGCCTAAGCATTGCCCTGGCCGCCCGTCTCCAGGCGCCCGCCCACAAGACGCAGGCCCACATCCAGGAGCTGAAGGCGGAGAGCCAGGACCTGGCCAGCGCCCATAGCCAGTCGTCAAACCTGTGCTTCAGCAACTACCTTCCCATTCTGGATACCATCAACACCGCGTACGAGATCGATTTCGAGGCCTGCATCACCACCTATGAGAGTGGCAGTGCCGCAATTGATGTCAAGTACTCTTCCGATTTCCAGGACATCGTGAATAGTGCCGAGAACTCGTGCAGAGAGCTACAAAAGTGTCAATATTGGTCATATTCGAAGATGCCTCTCGAGGATGTGTTGTCAGGACTCGATTGCGCCACCACTGTGGTACGTGATGGACAGTCGTTCGCTATTGAAATATTCTTCAACGAGCTTCGTTTCTTTTCAGGCTGCCGACGATGCCAAGGTCTTTTACAACATCTCGAGCACGGCAACGGAGCTGGGTGCTAAGATCCAGGGCGACTATCAAATTATCGACGGCAAGAAGGACCTCTGCGTGAACGAAGCGGAGCGGAGATATGTGGAACGCACGACCAACACCTATGAGCAGTTGAATGCCTGCTTAAGGGGCGATATCGCAGTTGGTCCTCCAACATTGGCTCCAACATTggctccaacaacaacatggcccccaaaatatatataagcCTAAAAAAACATATACTTGTAAATTCAATGAATAAAAACCTCAGGGAAAATCTAACTTGGAGTTTAAACTCTTCTAAAGTCGTAAAATCGTATACAGTCGAACTTCCGTATCGCGAACCTCACGGAAATAATACCTCGTAATATAGAATTCATTTTTGGAGAATACAGCAATGCCGTGTTCTGGAAACAAATTCGTTGTATAGAAAACTTCGTAATAGAGAAGTCCGTCTGTATTTTGGGTTAGTTTTTATAGAGATAGAGTTCTTCCGAGACTCGGTTGTCTATAATTGATCCATTCATTAATTCGTATTATTTATACACCCGTGTTTGCTGATTCTCGAAGAAGAGAAAGGTATTTTATATAACTATTGATCGGGAAGATTGATTACAGTAAAGATATCCGTTTCGAGCTATTAAATGTTGGTAGATTGACAGATCATTAAGATGTGATTAAAAAATTCATTTGCAAACAAGAAAGGACGATTCATTTTGTAACGCTTGGATCAGCGAGCGAGCTAGTTCGCAGCGCCATCTAGTGGTCGGCACCGTAAGGGCCGTGGTAGACCAAACACCCTCTATGGGCTAGGTCGGGGAGATCACGAAAAGTGGCATAGGAAGAGTGATAGAGTTAACAGCTTGGATTGTCAACTTTCTCTGGCATTTCACCCTGTCCTTTGAGAGGGCCCGAGGGTTGTAGCTTGTTGAGGGGCTTGGCTTCGGTCTCTTCCCGTTTTGGCGCTCGACCCGAGCGTTCGTTTTGTCTATCAACAGCCAACAAGTATTTTTTATAAGtgctaaaaagaaaaaaaaagtgtaaTCGCGGCGGGAGGAGAAGAGCTTCAGCATTCCGGCATTAGTCTTCCAGCCTAGGTAAGATTGAGAAGGGTAAAGGAAAATTGGACTAGTCAGTTAATTTCATCCGTGTAGGACCGGCCATTGGCGCAGTGGATGCCGCAAAGGAGGAACGCCGCATCGCCGTGTTTTCTTTGCAAAGCGGCCCGGATCAGCTTCGCGGATCCAAAGACGCGAGGCGTCGAGGAGATCGAGCGTCCAAGGGACGCCAGAAGGGGTCCAGAGGAGCAGCCAAAGCAGCGGTGGAAAAAAATTGCAGGCCCAAGTACCCGGGCACCGACGTCACGCTAGCGGGGTCTTTCGAGTGGCTTCGTGAGTGCTTTTATCGTCGGGAACCGATGAAGTGATTTCGGAAGGGAAAATCTAAAACTAAAAGAAACCGGGAATGGCCGAGATCTCTAGCAATAATAGGATGCAGTGTTAAGTGATTAGTGTTAATAATTTAGCGAGTTAAGTAATATTTctttgttagtttttttttgtgcgttAAAGTCTGCGACAGTCGGCGAAGGGCAGgcgaaagaaaaggaaaaaaaaagaaagggcgagagagttttttttgtggtacTCGAGTGGAATGAGTCGCTCAAACTAAGAGTGGAGCGAGCAAAGAGTGAATTTGCGAGTgaggtttttttgtgtgcctttgTTTTACTCCCGATTGGAGTTCACTTTACAGGTCCAAATCTCCTCCGGGAAGCGCTTCATCGGTGGATATGCGGATCATCGGGTGAGTGAGAACGAACAGGAAAATTTAACCCTGGCAATTCCACTCAtgagagaaaagaaaatagaaaTTTAGATAATTACATACTTCCCCCTATTGTTTGTTCCGTTTCTTCCCCCCCTTTCGGTCTGGCTGTTGTACTGTCTTTATACATAAATTCCGAGATAATTGTTAGTTTTATTCCTCATCATTATTAAgcaattttattgatattatttttttattctttttactttttatacGTACTTTTTGTTGAGTTATGGTTAGTTTTAATTTAGGGATCGCTCAGTTTTTAGtcataattcaataaattttataatgttTTAGTTCACAGTTTTTTTTGCCTTCGGCTAGCCAAATGCCCCTGAGGATCCCATAACGACGCAAAGGGGCCATTCCATATAAATTGCGACCTAGGAATGGCCAAGGTAGGGAGGGTCAATCCGCCCTCAACGAGATCTGAGGCGGGGAAAAGCGTCCGGGGACAGGTCGGAGAAAGGGCCAATCATGTGTTCAAGCAATTTTAGGTCCACCGTAACTCTCGTCGTAGCACGCATAAATTTTAACTTGTTAATAATGAAGATAGGCGTCAGGTGAGAGGAGGGCAAGATCACCACCCCAATTAGCCGACG contains:
- the alph gene encoding protein phosphatase 1B isoform X1 — translated: MGGFLDKPKTAKHNDHGEGNKLLFGVSSMQGWRCEMEDAYYARVGLDNALNDWSFFAVFDGHAGCKVSEHCAKHLLDSIVHTDEFISGDHVKGIRTGFLRIDEVMRDLPEFTKDSKCGGTTAVCAFVSSTQVYIANCGDSRAVLCRQGVPVFATQDHKPILPEEKERIHNAGGSVMIKRVNGTLAVSRALGDYDFKNVKEKGQCEQLVSPEPEIFCQSRQDTDEFLVLACDGIWDVMTNEDVCSFIHSRLKVTSNLVSIANQVVDTCLHKGSRDNMSIIIIAFPGAPKPTEEAIEAEHRLEKQIEKITRDEIESNQITDYLDLLKCMQNKDDIEGLPPGGGLQSKYHVIERTFKQEFPDRPCESPTH
- the alph gene encoding protein phosphatase 1B isoform X2, translated to MGGFLDKPKTAKHNDHGEGNKLLFGVSSMQGWRCEMEDAYYARVGLDNALNDWSFFAVFDGHAGCKVSEHCAKHLLDSIVHTDEFISGDHVKGIRTGFLRIDEVMRDLPEFTKDSKCGGTTAVCAFVSSTQVYIANCGDSRAVLCRQGVPVFATQDHKPILPEEKERIHNAGGSVMIKRVNGTLAVSRALGDYDFKNVKEKGQCEQLVSPEPEIFCQSRQDTDEFLVLACDGIWDVMTNEDVCSFIHSRLKVTSNLVSIANQVVDTCLHKGSRDNMSIIIIAFPGAPKPTEEAIEAEHRLEKQIEKITREIIFSRASSPTNARTNSLK
- the LOC4800486 gene encoding uncharacterized protein is translated as MFSRASTLLLVFVALAAAAPSSDIASSTSLIDFMLQSQSLRTATTLNLDCFDWYLPILKGHSDQYEADYKVCADRFNASKWLIDTSYSIARNGISSKAKETCAALERCDYEVENSKAFECFAATAPEQSAILTIIGQNATDFNKQLLAELALVDSDLDTCQTKAERAYKESSGATFDELSACLEDEDWAQPTTTVSN
- the LOC6896776 gene encoding uncharacterized protein; this translates as MYQKSSPIVVLALCLSIALAARLQAPAHKTQAHIQELKAESQDLASAHSQSSNLCFSNYLPILDTINTAYEIDFEACITTYESGSAAIDVKYSSDFQDIVNSAENSCRELQKCQYWSYSKMPLEDVLSGLDCATTVAADDAKVFYNISSTATELGAKIQGDYQIIDGKKDLCVNEAERRYVERTTNTYEQLNACLRGDIAVGPPTLAPTLAPTTTWPPKYI